GAGAATGGTTCTGTCGTGATGACCTTGTTAAGCGAGGACGGAGACGAAGGTTTCCCTGGCGCCGTAATCGCATCAGCAACGTTTAGATTATCGAACGATGGAGAATTGTGCATTGAAATGAAAACTTTTACTAGTAAACCTACTCCCATCAATTTAACTAATCATGCGTATTTCAATCTCGCCGGTCATGTACGTGATTATTAGATGATTAGATTAATTAGACGAACGATCGGGATTTTAGAACAGAATGTCGAATAAATGAATTGTCTTTTAGGGAACTAATGCAGAAGAATTGTACAAGCATCGAATCGTTCTCAATGCTGATCGTTGGACCGTTACGGATTCAGACAGTATTCCTACTGGAGAGATCAGGTCTGTTAAGGACAGCATTATGGATCTTAGAAAACCGACGGTACTTGGTGATGTCATCGATAAAGTACCTGGCGGCGGATATgattacaatttttgtttacCCGACAAAAGCAGTAAAGTCAATGAAAATCGATTCGTTGCGGAAGTCGAACACGTAGGTTCAGGTAGATATATGACGGTCCACTCGAATCAACCAGGTGTCCAATTGTATACAGCTAATTTTCTACCTGCTACTAATACCACTGGTATACTTGGCAAAGATGGAAAACATTATTTCCGACACGGTGCTCTTTGTTTGGAAACACAAAACTATCCTGACGCTGTTAATCACGTGAGTCATTGTTTTATAcgaatgtataattaatacaatttaggttttattaaatatgattcTCTTCCAGGCAAACTTTCCAAATAGTATTCTGAGACCAGGACAATTATATCTGCATACTGTCTGCTACAAGTTCGGAGttaagaagtaaaagaattttaattatctatgaGAAGTAAATAGaaggtataaataaataatatcaatactGCATTTTGAatcatttctatctttatGCGCTGCGTTAATTTTGTTAGATGGCGTTGTAAGTTGGTAAGTAGAGATGATACTTATCATCGGAGAAGTTGTATTTCAAAGTTAGTTTAAACGTTTCGCGTTAGGCGGTGCTAAATGTTTGATGTTACAGGGATTTTTATCGGAATAATTactgaattatttctttttatctacgCGTCTGtctatgaatataattattaataatttatccaTAATGTTTATAGGATTCACGTGATAGCAGGTATCGATTATGTGTAGATCTTGAAAGATGATTTTGcaaaaagaaatctatttcTCCTCTTATATTCAAaacttataattatacattttatttaccaAAATTTACTTTCTGTATCTTCACAATTTCGTATGTTTTCCTAGGTGTTCTAATTAACATTTAGGAATGTTCAAAATTCATTAACGATAACGCAATCGTTATTGCGCAAGACGTATCGTctcttacaaatattttaacaagagagagagagagagagagagagagagagagagaaagagagacagagaaaggaagagagagagagagagagagagagagagagaggaaggaagggggagagagagggagagagaaatatcataAAGCGAGTATCGATTGACATAGCAAAATAAAGTGTATCaaatcgtgaaaataaatataatacttagagatatgaaaaaaaaggtatcGCAAAAATGAAGGTTTGCTTTGGACTCGTTGGAATAATTCGTCTAACTGAGACATCGTTGCAATTAAAGTATTGCACTACTAGGTTATGTTTGagattctttataaaaatatttttagattacCATGAAAATCTTTGCAACGATTGTAAATGGAAATTTTTTcgacgaaaatatttattatacgcaAATGCGAATACAGCGAAgataaaacgttttatattatcgatcgCTAATAGAACCGACAGAGTCCAAAGAAATCCATTAAACGTCATGTAGTCGTCTAATTGTAAGCTTCATACGAGTACCTAGTTTTTTAAGAAAGTAGaaatacttattaaaaatatctaataacgCAACGttgtttcttcgaaataaataacatgTTCGCACTTAGAGCAAGAAAACTTTAGAGATCCGTGCAAATTTGTTTGACGAATATCGTACGTAGATTTCAAATGATTCTAAAGCGAAAAAGCATTTTGTCGAGTATCGGATAGACGTATCATCAAGCAAATGGACAATTTATTGTTGTCAATACGCATAGAGAGATGTATGTTTGACGAAGTTCACGAGTTTAATATCAGTCCTTCATAACCTCccaatgtaaaaaaagagtatAGGACGATGGTACCGCGTAGCGTTCTAAGTCCAAAAACATCGAATTcgtgtgtgtgagaaagagagagagagagaaagagagagagagagagagagagagagagagagagagagagagaaaaaaaaagagagggagagagagagagataaagatcgTAACGAGTAATGTACAATAATGACGAGGCCTTGTACTGCTTGTATGTAAATTCTAAAAATTAGGTAATATGCGtagatagaaaatatctcTTCGCTTTTAGGATTACCGAGTGAAACGTCAACGAAGTACACATCGAGGTTGGCACCCTGAGCGTTGgaagtattttaatattggCCTTTCGTGATTCAGGATGTCCTGTAGTTCACGTAAAAACTTAACAATAACACAGAGGCAACACACGACAAAGGTACATGATCATTCATTTGTTATAAGATACTCTAGACGTCACAGATAAGATAATCCATTGAAATGCGTTTTATATTACGAGTGAGGCGTTTTTGAGGAATCTTTCTTCCCAGACAACGTTGTGTTCACCTTATAAGCGTTTCCCTTCGGTTCAGCCGGATGTTTGTGAGTACTCGTCGATGACTTTCTCGGTGGTTTCGTTATCTGTGTCGTTGATAATCCACTTACGGggtatttatttctattggaAGATCCCATTCCATTGGCATTTCTGGAAGTGCTTTTAGCAAGAGCAGACGAGTTCGATTCGCTAGGATGTTTCGGCATCACGAATGCTTTAGTCTGCTTTAACAAATAGCGATCGTTGCATAGAGCAGATATCAATGGAAGATCCAAGTTCCGACTCTTCTCACGCAACGTTCGTATATCCAACATTCCATCTTCCTTTCCAGCTTCGGGTTCTTCTTCGGCCGATGgcttgattattttttttaatgcgacGTTTTCAGGGCACGATGGTAACGGTTGATTTTTATCAAGACtctgagagaaaaaagagtcgATCGATGAAAGTTGGTAATTATAGTAACAGTTAAAAGGTAATAGgctattgatattattaaatcttacTTGTATCTCGTACGGTGgcggtggaggtggtggtggcaaTCTACGATGTTGCTTGGCATGTGGTAAAGATTTCATCTTTGTTCCTGACGGAGAATCGAAGCATTTCAAGATATTCTCGTCACTCTTTGTTCTAGAGAACGCGTGCAGAGTGTGAGGATGAGCGAGTGTCGGTAGTTCTCTTCTGAGACTCTGACTACCAGTCGAGGAACACGTGACACCGCTGTATAAGGAGCTCGTACTGGCAGCGTAAGGGCTGCTCAAGCTATTGTGTAGTAAGTAACTATTCGAACTATTGTCGCTGGTGCTGAGATTTTGATTGGAAGCGTATTTCGTTGGTGACGAGAAAGAGGAGCCAGGGAGGTAGGGAGTACTACGATACATGATCGCTGATTTGTTGTTGAACGAGGGATAAGGCGGAGGTGGATAAGCAGCCATAGCAGCTAATAGAGATCCCTGTTTGGCGTCGATGTACTCTTGCTTCGAAACTGCTGGATCCTTCAACGGGAACATCACGTAATCGACGTCCGAGTAGAGTTGTTGTTTGTACTGTTCGATTTGTGATCTAGCCACTTGGCTGGTGTAAACGGTGGCTAAACTaggtggtggcggcggtggtTGTCTAGGATGTAGCATGGGTGGTGGAGGAgatggtggtggaggtggtggcggcggtggcggtggcggcgaACCTAAGTAGGGTAGCAATACCGGACCACTGCGAGAAGCATGAACGTCCAGATAGTTGTTAGGACCGACCACGAGAGCAGCGACAGGTGCGTGTACCGGTGTAGGTTTCATCTTATCACCCGGATATGTAGGCGGTTGTATTCTAGGCGGAGCTTTTGGAATGATCAGCGGTACTTCGGTAATTCCTGCGTTACACGAAAGATTTGGATGGCTCCCAGTGATAACTGCATTCATTTTCGACGAAGCAATTCGAGAAACGATGTCCTCGTCGACTGCTGTAGGATAGAGAGTGGAGATCGTTTCCTGCCTGCTGTTGTCAGACATCTCGGGATAAGGTggcggaggtggtggtggttctCTCGGCGTCACCGCGTCGTTTCTGGGCGGTGTAGGAGGTGGTATCATAGGCATTCTTAAAGTTAAACCCGTGAAGTCAGCTCGACTGGCGTTGTATGGTGGTGGGGGTGGTGGTTCTCGTTCGACGTTCGGTATTTTGGATCTTGGCGAGTGTATAGACGAATAATCCATCGTTACCGGgtaaggaggaggaggtggcaGCTGTCTGTCACTGTCAGTTCTAGGTGGCGGAGGTGGAGGTGGCATAGTGACATAGTCACAATCGGAATCCATCGAGTTACTGATGGTTTTGCGAGGTGGATAACGTCCCACTATTAAATCGGAAAGTTCATCGGCAGATAACAATGGTCCAACGTTCGAAGGATCACTACCGTCTCCTCTAAAACTTCCCGTGCTTATTATACTGTTGCTTCGTGATCTCGAATCTTCGAGTTTCCCATCGAGCGACACTACGTTATCAACTTCTTCGTCGCCTTTGCAAAGACTGTAAATGGGTTCTTGATCTTCCGTTCCGATATCGTCCGTATAAATATCGCTCGTTTCAGATCTTAAACCGCTATGAATCGTGTAAAATCCTGAAGTGACGGAAGCCTCGTCGGTCGTGGATTGAACGGAACTCAATGCGCAAACGTCGCTGGCCGCAGAGGATTCATTGGTACCACTGGTCGGCGAATAAATATCGCCGATTCTTTCGTCCTGC
The sequence above is a segment of the Vespula vulgaris chromosome 12, iyVesVulg1.1, whole genome shotgun sequence genome. Coding sequences within it:
- the LOC127068047 gene encoding galactose mutarotase isoform X1, encoding MLLVRCSRYKVHVIRSYLYVYNTQRRKLIFHLRFMSLLGRFRRNDDRRLGMTECKSSLITAQNWGSINGRVIEQYTLKNEAGQEVDIITYGATITNIRIPDKHGNVDDILLGFDNISGYLSSDNPYFGATVGRVANRIAKGRFVIDGKKYQVSRNIGENSLHGGTKGWSFKVWNATIENGSVVMTLLSEDGDEGFPGAVIASATFRLSNDGELCIEMKTFTSKPTPINLTNHAYFNLAGHGTNAEELYKHRIVLNADRWTVTDSDSIPTGEIRSVKDSIMDLRKPTVLGDVIDKVPGGGYDYNFCLPDKSSKVNENRFVAEVEHVGSGRYMTVHSNQPGVQLYTANFLPATNTTGILGKDGKHYFRHGALCLETQNYPDAVNHANFPNSILRPGQLYLHTVCYKFGVKK
- the LOC127068047 gene encoding galactose mutarotase isoform X3, with protein sequence MTTDGMTECKSSLITAQNWGSINGRVIEQYTLKNEAGQEVDIITYGATITNIRIPDKHGNVDDILLGFDNISGYLSSDNPYFGATVGRVANRIAKGRFVIDGKKYQVSRNIGENSLHGGTKGWSFKVWNATIENGSVVMTLLSEDGDEGFPGAVIASATFRLSNDGELCIEMKTFTSKPTPINLTNHAYFNLAGHGTNAEELYKHRIVLNADRWTVTDSDSIPTGEIRSVKDSIMDLRKPTVLGDVIDKVPGGGYDYNFCLPDKSSKVNENRFVAEVEHVGSGRYMTVHSNQPGVQLYTANFLPATNTTGILGKDGKHYFRHGALCLETQNYPDAVNHANFPNSILRPGQLYLHTVCYKFGVKK
- the LOC127068047 gene encoding galactose mutarotase isoform X2; translation: MSKKQHIVLLLVQLIGLGMTECKSSLITAQNWGSINGRVIEQYTLKNEAGQEVDIITYGATITNIRIPDKHGNVDDILLGFDNISGYLSSDNPYFGATVGRVANRIAKGRFVIDGKKYQVSRNIGENSLHGGTKGWSFKVWNATIENGSVVMTLLSEDGDEGFPGAVIASATFRLSNDGELCIEMKTFTSKPTPINLTNHAYFNLAGHGTNAEELYKHRIVLNADRWTVTDSDSIPTGEIRSVKDSIMDLRKPTVLGDVIDKVPGGGYDYNFCLPDKSSKVNENRFVAEVEHVGSGRYMTVHSNQPGVQLYTANFLPATNTTGILGKDGKHYFRHGALCLETQNYPDAVNHANFPNSILRPGQLYLHTVCYKFGVKK
- the LOC127068047 gene encoding galactose mutarotase isoform X4 — protein: MTECKSSLITAQNWGSINGRVIEQYTLKNEAGQEVDIITYGATITNIRIPDKHGNVDDILLGFDNISGYLSSDNPYFGATVGRVANRIAKGRFVIDGKKYQVSRNIGENSLHGGTKGWSFKVWNATIENGSVVMTLLSEDGDEGFPGAVIASATFRLSNDGELCIEMKTFTSKPTPINLTNHAYFNLAGHGTNAEELYKHRIVLNADRWTVTDSDSIPTGEIRSVKDSIMDLRKPTVLGDVIDKVPGGGYDYNFCLPDKSSKVNENRFVAEVEHVGSGRYMTVHSNQPGVQLYTANFLPATNTTGILGKDGKHYFRHGALCLETQNYPDAVNHANFPNSILRPGQLYLHTVCYKFGVKK
- the LOC127068017 gene encoding protein expanded isoform X2 — translated: MRGSGVTAARSCLQPLVSASRYLAVHALPGDPLYFVVEAKSRVKEVYAQTCMLLGQQGMRDCELFGLAILSDGEYLFVDPDNKLSKYAPKNWRNSHTYGLDSSGRPAFILYFRVRYYVDTPLLLSDETTRHHYYLQLRDNVVRHGGGVESLHPHHPLHEPSIVTPLLTLAGLALQADLGDYSEERHRPHAGSVGYCKPTDYLPPHMCLESSVLAVLAAQHRDNRGLSREEAELQYIREALLLEAPLNAHLYRLRRSKNEAGPGRILLAICARGVRVYAEEETPRIFAWNNIGKLCFDRKKFEIRAVDQPDKLTLYSGCDDKSKLLLGLCRDTHQFSMAIAPRVNEAKRREEEGMSRHICMMFDDDFNFVGSFITNNSLNISERKVLRDCYMYPARCKLSLTTRGARGDQRISVISSTSSNTTSGIVSDRVHSEDEPDTAPASTECLPRLTENSSHPSIQTGIPNGNETNTGDRSVPSPPMSIVDEVDGAETTPSSALRLVSSTNTVADGSQCSSSCSTVVVANAPNNGVQRMRRASATSSLELGYSHTAQNSAVSSETASFPGAIYDRCRKTGTDIASETSGVYTLRSSEMQDERIGDIYSPTSGTNESSAASDVCALSSVQSTTDEASVTSGFYTIHSGLRSETSDIYTDDIGTEDQEPIYSLCKGDEEVDNVVSLDGKLEDSRSRSNSIISTGSFRGDGSDPSNVGPLLSADELSDLIVGRYPPRKTISNSMDSDCDYVTMPPPPPPPRTDSDRQLPPPPPYPVTMDYSSIHSPRSKIPNVEREPPPPPPYNASRADFTGLTLRMPMIPPPTPPRNDAVTPREPPPPPPPYPEMSDNSRQETISTLYPTAVDEDIVSRIASSKMNAVITGSHPNLSCNAGITEVPLIIPKAPPRIQPPTYPGDKMKPTPVHAPVAALVVGPNNYLDVHASRSGPVLLPYLGSPPPPPPPPPPPPSPPPPMLHPRQPPPPPPSLATVYTSQVARSQIEQYKQQLYSDVDYVMFPLKDPAVSKQEYIDAKQGSLLAAMAAYPPPPYPSFNNKSAIMYRSTPYLPGSSFSSPTKYASNQNLSTSDNSSNSYLLHNSLSSPYAASTSSLYSGVTCSSTGSQSLRRELPTLAHPHTLHAFSRTKSDENILKCFDSPSGTKMKSLPHAKQHRRLPPPPPPPPYEIQSLDKNQPLPSCPENVALKKIIKPSAEEEPEAGKEDGMLDIRTLREKSRNLDLPLISALCNDRYLLKQTKAFVMPKHPSESNSSALAKSTSRNANGMGSSNRNKYPVSGLSTTQITKPPRKSSTSTHKHPAEPKGNAYKVNTTLSGKKDSSKTPHS
- the LOC127068017 gene encoding protein expanded isoform X1, whose protein sequence is MRGSGVTAARSCLQPLVSASRYLAVHALPGDPLYFVVEAKSRVKEVYAQTCMLLGQQGMRDCELFGLAILSDGEYLFVDPDNKLSKYAPKNWRNSHTYGLDSSGRPAFILYFRVRYYVDTPLLLSDETTRHHYYLQLRDNVVRHGGGVESLHPHHPLHEPSIVTPLLTLAGLALQADLGDYSEERHRPHAGSVGYCKPTDYLPPHMCLESSVLAVLAAQHRDNRGLSREEAELQYIREALLLEAPLNAHLYRLRRSKNEAGPGRILLAICARGVRVYAEEETPRIFAWNNIGKLCFDRKKFEIRAVDQPDKLTLYSGCDDKSKLLLGLCRDTHQFSMAIAPRVNEAKRREEEGMSRHICMMFDDDFNFVGSFITNNSLNISERKVLRDCYMYPARCKLSLTTRGARGDQRISVISSTSSNTTSGIVSDRVHSEDEPDTAPASTECLPRLTENSSHPSIQTGIPNGNETNTGDRSVPSPPMSIVDEVDGAETTPSSALRLVSSTNTVADGSQCSSSCSTVVVANAPNNGVQRMRRASATSSLELGYSHTAQNSAVSSETASFPGAIYDRCRKTGKYTGTDIASETSGVYTLRSSEMQDERIGDIYSPTSGTNESSAASDVCALSSVQSTTDEASVTSGFYTIHSGLRSETSDIYTDDIGTEDQEPIYSLCKGDEEVDNVVSLDGKLEDSRSRSNSIISTGSFRGDGSDPSNVGPLLSADELSDLIVGRYPPRKTISNSMDSDCDYVTMPPPPPPPRTDSDRQLPPPPPYPVTMDYSSIHSPRSKIPNVEREPPPPPPYNASRADFTGLTLRMPMIPPPTPPRNDAVTPREPPPPPPPYPEMSDNSRQETISTLYPTAVDEDIVSRIASSKMNAVITGSHPNLSCNAGITEVPLIIPKAPPRIQPPTYPGDKMKPTPVHAPVAALVVGPNNYLDVHASRSGPVLLPYLGSPPPPPPPPPPPPSPPPPMLHPRQPPPPPPSLATVYTSQVARSQIEQYKQQLYSDVDYVMFPLKDPAVSKQEYIDAKQGSLLAAMAAYPPPPYPSFNNKSAIMYRSTPYLPGSSFSSPTKYASNQNLSTSDNSSNSYLLHNSLSSPYAASTSSLYSGVTCSSTGSQSLRRELPTLAHPHTLHAFSRTKSDENILKCFDSPSGTKMKSLPHAKQHRRLPPPPPPPPYEIQSLDKNQPLPSCPENVALKKIIKPSAEEEPEAGKEDGMLDIRTLREKSRNLDLPLISALCNDRYLLKQTKAFVMPKHPSESNSSALAKSTSRNANGMGSSNRNKYPVSGLSTTQITKPPRKSSTSTHKHPAEPKGNAYKVNTTLSGKKDSSKTPHS
- the LOC127068017 gene encoding protein expanded isoform X3; this translates as MRGSGVTAARSCLQPLVSASRYLAVHALPGDPLYFVVEAKSRVKEVYAQTCMLLGQQGMRDCELFGLAILSDGEYLFVDPDNKLSKYAPKNWRNSHTYGLDSSGRPAFILYFRVRYYVDTPLLLSDETTRHHYYLQLRDNVVRHGGGVESLHPHHPLHEPSIVTPLLTLAGLALQADLGDYSEERHRPHAGSVGYCKPTDYLPPHMCLESSVLAVLAAQHRDNRGLSREEAELQYIREALLLEAPLNAHLYRLRRSKNEAGPGRILLAICARGVRVYAEEETPRIFAWNNIGKLCFDRKKFEIRAVDQPDKLTLYSGCDDKSKLLLGLCRDTHQFSMAIAPRVNEAKRREEEERKVLRDCYMYPARCKLSLTTRGARGDQRISVISSTSSNTTSGIVSDRVHSEDEPDTAPASTECLPRLTENSSHPSIQTGIPNGNETNTGDRSVPSPPMSIVDEVDGAETTPSSALRLVSSTNTVADGSQCSSSCSTVVVANAPNNGVQRMRRASATSSLELGYSHTAQNSAVSSETASFPGAIYDRCRKTGKYTGTDIASETSGVYTLRSSEMQDERIGDIYSPTSGTNESSAASDVCALSSVQSTTDEASVTSGFYTIHSGLRSETSDIYTDDIGTEDQEPIYSLCKGDEEVDNVVSLDGKLEDSRSRSNSIISTGSFRGDGSDPSNVGPLLSADELSDLIVGRYPPRKTISNSMDSDCDYVTMPPPPPPPRTDSDRQLPPPPPYPVTMDYSSIHSPRSKIPNVEREPPPPPPYNASRADFTGLTLRMPMIPPPTPPRNDAVTPREPPPPPPPYPEMSDNSRQETISTLYPTAVDEDIVSRIASSKMNAVITGSHPNLSCNAGITEVPLIIPKAPPRIQPPTYPGDKMKPTPVHAPVAALVVGPNNYLDVHASRSGPVLLPYLGSPPPPPPPPPPPPSPPPPMLHPRQPPPPPPSLATVYTSQVARSQIEQYKQQLYSDVDYVMFPLKDPAVSKQEYIDAKQGSLLAAMAAYPPPPYPSFNNKSAIMYRSTPYLPGSSFSSPTKYASNQNLSTSDNSSNSYLLHNSLSSPYAASTSSLYSGVTCSSTGSQSLRRELPTLAHPHTLHAFSRTKSDENILKCFDSPSGTKMKSLPHAKQHRRLPPPPPPPPYEIQSLDKNQPLPSCPENVALKKIIKPSAEEEPEAGKEDGMLDIRTLREKSRNLDLPLISALCNDRYLLKQTKAFVMPKHPSESNSSALAKSTSRNANGMGSSNRNKYPVSGLSTTQITKPPRKSSTSTHKHPAEPKGNAYKVNTTLSGKKDSSKTPHS